A genomic window from Pyxicephalus adspersus chromosome 2, UCB_Pads_2.0, whole genome shotgun sequence includes:
- the LOC140322604 gene encoding homeobox protein Nkx-2.6-like, which translates to MGFDKCPGNPLDRQGMRKGQWLGKTPRVWKGAGGSLEVPRRGVPPDRPQHRQRRKPRVLFSQVQVYELERRFKQQKYLSAPEREQLASILKLTSTQVKIWFQNRRYKCKRQRQDRSLELAGHPPPPRRVAVPVLVRDGKPCLAGNQTFHTNYGANASSYPYPVCFGGYSSNPYYTGAPMVPPVGTPSVQLVSMNIAPIPGSAQQGHLQPSLTGIRAW; encoded by the exons ATGGGGTTTGACAAGTGCCCAGGGAACCCCCTAGACAGACAGGGCATGAGGAAAGGACAATGGCTTGGGAAGACACCAAGGGTCTGGAAAG GTGCGGGGGGAAGTCTTGAGGTGCCCAGGCGGGGTGTCCCCCCAGATCGTCCCCAGCACAGACAGAGGAGGAAGCCCCGGGTTCTGTTCTCCCAGGTCCAGGTGTATGAGTTGGAGAGAAGGTTCAAGCAGCAGAAGTACCTCTCTGCCCCTGAGCGGGAGCAACTGGCATCAATTCTCAAGCTGACCTCCACCCAAGTGAAGATCTGGTTCCAGAACAGAAGATACAAGTGCAAGAGGCAGAGACAAGACCGGTCTTTGGAGCTGGCAGGGCACCCTCCTCCACCTCGCAGGGTGGCAGTGCCAGTCTTAGTCAGGGATGGGAAGCCTTGCTTGgctgggaatcagacatttcatACCAATTATGGTGCCAATGCCAGTTCATACCCTTACCCGGTTTGTTTTGGTGGATACAGCAGCAATCCTTACTACACAGGAGCCCCTATGGTGCCACCAGTGGGCACACCATCTGTACAGCTGGTCAGTATGAACATCGCACCCATCCCTGGCAGTGCCCAGCAGGGACATCTACAGCCTTCTCTGACTGGTATCAGAGCTTGGTGA